CCGATCGTCGGCGACGAGAAGCACACCCTCTCCGAGGACGGCTTCTCCCAGTACTGAGCCGCCCAGCCCGGGCCGGCCCGCTTCCCACCCCAGTCGTGGGCCGGCCCGGGCGACGGGCCCCTCACCCGACCACCGCCGACCTAGGACCCGCCTTGACCGACGACCTCTTCCATCTCACCGCCCCGTGGGCCCAGCAGCTGAACGCGGATACCCGCGAGCTGGACGCGGCGGGCGCCTTCCCCCACGACAAGTGGAAGGTCCTGCAGGAGACCGGTCTCCTGCGGACGCACTTCGCCCCGGAGTTCGGCGGCGCCGGCCACGGCGTGACGGCGACCATGCGGGCTCTGGAGGGCCTGGGCTACGTCTGCCACGACGCCGGCCTGTCCTTCTCCGCCTCGACCCAGATCGTCTCCGTGGGAGTGCCGCTGCAGCGCTTCGGCAGCCAGGAGCTGAAGGAACGCCACCTGCCGAGGATCATGTCCGGCGAGGCGATCACCGCGCACGCGATCACGGAGGAGTCCGGCGGCTCGGACGCGATGAACCTCGCCGCGACCGCCCGCCGCGACGGCGACCACTACGTGGTCAGCGGCGGCAAGATGTTCATCACGAACGCCCCCGTCGCCGACCTGTTCCTGCTGTACGTGCGCACCGGCAAGCCGGGCCCCTTCGGCCTGACCACCCTGCTCGTCGAGGCCGCCACGCCCGGTCTGACGGCGGGCCCGGCGATGGACAAGATCGGCCTGCGCACCAGCCCGGTCGGCACGCTCTCCTTCGACGAGCTGCGCGTCCCCGTCAGTCAGCGGGTCGGGCAGGAGGGCACCGGCTTCCTCATCCTGGACCACGTGATGAAGCGGGAGGTCCTCTTCGGCTTCTCCATCACGCTGGGCGAGATGACGCGGCGCCTGGAGGAGACCATCGCCTACGCCGGGAAGCGCCACCAGTTCGGACAGCCCATCGGCTCCTACCAGGCGGTCTCCCACAAGATCGCCGACATGAAGATGCGGGTCGAGACGGCCCGCAAGTGGCTCGCCGACACCGGAGTGAAGGTCGAGGCCGGCCAGGACGCCTCGCTCGACCTGGCGGCCACCAAGACGATCGTGTCCGAGGCCAATGTGCAGACCGCACTGGACGCGGTGCAGATTCACGGCGGCCGCGGCGTGCTCACCGAACACGGCATCGAGCGGGA
Above is a genomic segment from Streptomyces globosus containing:
- a CDS encoding acyl-CoA dehydrogenase family protein → MTDDLFHLTAPWAQQLNADTRELDAAGAFPHDKWKVLQETGLLRTHFAPEFGGAGHGVTATMRALEGLGYVCHDAGLSFSASTQIVSVGVPLQRFGSQELKERHLPRIMSGEAITAHAITEESGGSDAMNLAATARRDGDHYVVSGGKMFITNAPVADLFLLYVRTGKPGPFGLTTLLVEAATPGLTAGPAMDKIGLRTSPVGTLSFDELRVPVSQRVGQEGTGFLILDHVMKREVLFGFSITLGEMTRRLEETIAYAGKRHQFGQPIGSYQAVSHKIADMKMRVETARKWLADTGVKVEAGQDASLDLAATKTIVSEANVQTALDAVQIHGGRGVLTEHGIERDLRNSIAGTIYSGTSEIQRNRIATLLGL